From the Chitinolyticbacter meiyuanensis genome, one window contains:
- the recJ gene encoding single-stranded-DNA-specific exonuclease RecJ — MTQIRTRAVPDALAAQLSAAGLSSLEARLYAARGIASRDELDYELARLQPFQQLKGITDAAERLADAIARHERILIVADYDADGATACATAVKGLGLMGAIVDFVVPNRFEYGYGLTPEIVALAAQKKPHLIVTVDNGIASTAGVAAARARGIDVLVTDHHLPGETLPDCIIVNPNQPGCSFPSKHLAGVGVMFYVLMALRAELRRRGSFAAGGEPNLAQLLDLVALGTVADVVRLDANNRILVEQGLKRMRAGRASAGVLALFNAAGRSPFKASCFDLGFTLGPRLNAAGRLDDMSLGIACLLADNEAAALPLARELDQMNRARREIESGMRDEAEAVLATMAVDHSHSICLFRPDWHQGVVGIVASRVKDRFHRPTLVFAEASDTEIKGSGRSIPGLHLRDALDLVAKRHPELILKFGGHAMAAGLSLRPGDVERFAAAFETVCAELLPTEALTRVIETDGGLEAGDYAMDVAETLERQVWGQGFPAPRFADAFRVLEQRVVGERHLKLKLRNRYGQVIEAMRFQHAEPLPVDIQAVFALSVNEFRGERMLQLMIDHCE, encoded by the coding sequence ATGACGCAGATCCGTACCCGCGCGGTACCCGATGCGCTCGCCGCGCAACTGAGTGCCGCCGGCCTGTCGTCGCTCGAAGCGCGGCTCTATGCCGCGCGCGGCATTGCCAGCCGGGACGAGCTCGATTACGAACTGGCACGCCTGCAACCGTTCCAGCAGCTCAAGGGCATCACCGATGCAGCCGAGCGGCTGGCTGATGCCATTGCCCGCCACGAACGCATCCTGATCGTGGCCGACTACGATGCCGACGGCGCCACCGCTTGCGCCACCGCCGTGAAGGGGTTGGGCCTGATGGGCGCCATCGTCGACTTCGTCGTACCCAATCGCTTCGAGTACGGCTATGGGCTGACGCCGGAAATCGTCGCTCTGGCAGCGCAGAAAAAACCGCACCTCATCGTCACCGTCGACAACGGCATCGCCAGCACCGCTGGCGTGGCCGCCGCGCGCGCACGCGGCATCGACGTGCTGGTCACCGATCACCACTTGCCGGGCGAAACCTTGCCCGATTGCATCATCGTCAACCCCAACCAGCCCGGTTGCAGCTTTCCCAGCAAGCACCTCGCGGGGGTCGGCGTGATGTTCTACGTGCTGATGGCGCTGCGCGCCGAACTGCGGCGGCGTGGTAGTTTCGCAGCCGGTGGCGAACCCAATCTCGCGCAGCTGCTGGATCTGGTTGCGCTGGGTACCGTTGCCGACGTCGTGCGGCTCGATGCCAACAATCGCATCCTGGTCGAGCAGGGCCTCAAGCGCATGCGCGCGGGCAGGGCGAGTGCCGGCGTATTGGCGCTGTTCAACGCCGCGGGACGCAGCCCGTTCAAGGCCAGCTGCTTCGATCTGGGCTTCACGCTGGGGCCGCGCCTGAATGCGGCCGGCCGGCTCGACGACATGAGCCTGGGCATCGCCTGTCTGCTGGCGGACAACGAAGCGGCTGCGCTGCCGCTGGCGCGCGAGCTCGACCAGATGAACCGCGCCCGGCGCGAGATCGAATCGGGCATGCGTGACGAAGCCGAGGCAGTGCTCGCCACCATGGCGGTCGATCACAGTCATTCGATCTGTTTGTTCCGGCCGGATTGGCACCAGGGCGTGGTCGGTATCGTCGCCAGCCGGGTCAAGGATCGCTTTCACCGGCCGACGCTGGTCTTTGCCGAGGCGAGCGATACCGAAATCAAGGGATCAGGCCGCTCGATTCCGGGCCTGCACCTGCGCGATGCACTCGATCTGGTTGCCAAGCGTCATCCCGAGCTCATCCTCAAGTTCGGCGGTCACGCCATGGCGGCTGGGCTCAGCCTGCGACCGGGTGATGTCGAGCGCTTCGCCGCAGCGTTCGAGACCGTTTGTGCGGAGCTGTTACCGACCGAAGCGCTGACGCGGGTGATCGAAACCGACGGCGGGCTTGAGGCCGGCGACTACGCGATGGATGTGGCCGAGACGCTGGAGCGGCAGGTGTGGGGGCAGGGTTTTCCCGCGCCGCGCTTTGCCGATGCGTTCCGGGTGCTGGAACAAAGGGTGGTCGGCGAGCGTCATCTCAAGCTCAAGCTGCGCAACCGCTATGGCCAGGTGATCGAAGCGATGCGCTTCCAGCATGCTGAGCCGCTGCCGGTCGATATCCAGGCGGTGTTTGCGCTCAGCGTGAACGAATTCCGGGGCGAACGGATGTTGCAGTTGATGATCGACCACTGCGAGTAA
- a CDS encoding PEP-CTERM sorting domain-containing protein encodes MKASYFLGVLGLLHAGASHAGFTDYSRWLDLQDSTVQVSGSSKHVVIDDRHYERFELELSGIPDRVGAGEAVLFDYRLNARLADGAKLASFSSSPMTVYARYSQWDPDFKWQGGYNLRLPGQVTSAALSITNGTCDPEGYICWGWGQLPGYQYEWQDPGQHVGTFAALSAADVSVYASSIIFGPDNGPDNDPLSLGVPKITLSFLAPVSPVPEPATYALMAGGLAALLLRRRRHR; translated from the coding sequence ATGAAAGCTTCCTACTTCTTGGGAGTGTTGGGTCTGCTGCATGCAGGTGCCAGCCATGCCGGGTTTACCGATTACAGCCGTTGGCTGGATCTGCAGGACAGCACGGTGCAGGTCAGCGGCAGCAGCAAGCACGTGGTGATCGATGATCGCCACTATGAGCGCTTCGAGCTGGAGCTGTCCGGTATCCCGGATCGCGTGGGTGCGGGTGAGGCGGTGCTTTTCGACTATCGCCTGAATGCTCGCCTTGCGGACGGCGCGAAGCTCGCCAGCTTCTCATCCAGCCCGATGACGGTGTACGCCCGCTATTCGCAATGGGACCCGGACTTCAAGTGGCAAGGGGGCTATAACCTGCGCCTGCCTGGGCAAGTTACCAGTGCTGCCCTCTCGATCACTAACGGTACATGCGATCCGGAAGGCTATATCTGCTGGGGTTGGGGCCAATTGCCGGGCTATCAGTATGAATGGCAGGATCCCGGCCAGCATGTCGGCACCTTTGCCGCGCTATCCGCTGCCGATGTCTCTGTTTACGCCAGCTCCATCATCTTCGGCCCGGACAATGGTCCGGACAATGATCCGCTGAGCCTCGGCGTACCCAAGATCACGCTGTCCTTCCTCGCCCCCGTCTCGCCGGTGCCGGAGCCTGCGACGTATGCCTTGATGGCAGGCGGACTGGCGGCGCTACTGCTGCGGCGGCGCAGGCACCGCTGA
- the scpB gene encoding SMC-Scp complex subunit ScpB, with the protein MSLPTEHAIAEEKLSDAERQHAKRVLETALLVAPEPMSLTTLKQLFPAPPAAAVLNALLADIQRDWDGRGVELVKLASGWRFRARLEMQPYLDRLNPEKPPRYSRAVMETLAIIAYRQPVTRGEIEEIRGVTVASTIIQALKDRDWIEVVGHKEVPGRPELLATTRAFLDDLGLATLSDLPPLAELGNLVLPDGAS; encoded by the coding sequence GTGAGCCTGCCGACCGAACACGCCATCGCCGAGGAGAAACTGAGCGACGCCGAGCGCCAGCACGCCAAGCGCGTGCTGGAGACCGCGCTGCTGGTCGCGCCCGAGCCGATGTCACTCACCACGCTCAAGCAGTTGTTTCCGGCACCGCCCGCCGCAGCGGTGCTCAATGCGCTGCTTGCCGATATCCAGCGTGACTGGGATGGGCGCGGTGTGGAGCTGGTGAAGCTGGCATCAGGCTGGCGTTTTCGCGCCCGGCTGGAAATGCAGCCCTACCTCGATCGACTGAACCCGGAAAAGCCACCGCGCTACTCGCGTGCGGTGATGGAAACACTGGCCATCATTGCCTATCGCCAACCGGTGACGCGCGGTGAGATCGAGGAAATCCGCGGCGTGACGGTGGCGAGCACCATCATTCAGGCGTTGAAGGATAGAGACTGGATCGAAGTGGTCGGCCACAAGGAAGTCCCGGGCCGCCCTGAGCTGCTGGCCACTACCCGCGCCTTCCTCGACGATCTCGGCCTGGCAACGCTTTCCGACCTGCCACCGCTCGCCGAACTAGGCAATCTGGTGTTGCCCGACGGTGCCAGCTGA
- a CDS encoding segregation and condensation protein A, producing the protein MNATVEAATLASPVLAHVFGEPVNELPADLYIPPDALRVLLESFEGPLDLLLYLIRKQNIDILDIPMAAVTAQYMQYVDAMQVSRLELAAEYLLMAAMLIEIKSRLLLPKPASTGDGEEHDPRAELVRRLLEYEQIKLAAYQLDRLPQAGRDFQLVAVLFEREAVVVLPQVNPADLRAAWHAILARAKRRQHHTVQLEALSVREQMSHILRLLAGGRYLEFHQLFDAGRGVPMLVVTFIAVLELVKEKHIVVSQDEGFVPIYVRLAGNEVARVGSLVEEGA; encoded by the coding sequence ATGAACGCCACGGTCGAGGCGGCGACGCTGGCCAGCCCGGTGCTGGCCCATGTGTTTGGCGAGCCGGTCAACGAGTTGCCCGCCGACCTCTATATTCCCCCCGATGCGCTACGGGTACTGCTCGAATCGTTCGAGGGTCCGCTCGATCTGCTGCTCTACCTGATCCGCAAGCAGAACATCGACATCCTCGATATCCCGATGGCGGCGGTTACTGCCCAGTACATGCAGTATGTGGACGCGATGCAGGTTTCGCGGCTGGAGCTCGCGGCCGAATACCTGCTGATGGCGGCGATGCTGATCGAGATCAAGTCGCGGCTGCTGCTGCCCAAGCCGGCAAGCACCGGTGATGGCGAAGAGCACGATCCGCGCGCCGAGCTGGTCCGCCGGCTGCTGGAATACGAGCAGATCAAGCTGGCCGCGTACCAGCTCGATCGCCTGCCGCAGGCAGGGCGCGATTTCCAGCTGGTGGCCGTGTTGTTCGAACGCGAGGCGGTGGTGGTGTTGCCACAAGTGAACCCTGCCGACCTGCGCGCGGCCTGGCATGCCATCCTCGCCCGTGCCAAGCGCCGCCAGCACCATACGGTGCAGCTGGAGGCGCTGTCAGTGCGCGAGCAGATGAGCCATATCCTGCGCCTGCTCGCCGGTGGTCGCTACCTGGAATTCCACCAGTTGTTCGATGCCGGGCGCGGCGTGCCGATGCTGGTGGTCACCTTTATCGCGGTGCTGGAGCTGGTGAAGGAAAAGCACATCGTCGTCAGCCAGGACGAAGGGTTCGTGCCGATCTATGTGCGTCTGGCGGGCAACGAAGTTGCACGGGTGGGCTCGCTGGTGGAGGAAGGGGCGTGA
- a CDS encoding GNAT family N-acetyltransferase codes for MLIRPATPIDAPQIHAVTSAAFGRVEEADLVEALVDAGHTALSLVACDAAGEVCGHVLFSPVQAPGAEGAVQGLAPIAVAPQVQGRGLGSALVREALRELQAAGTAAVVVLGDPAYYGRFGFVPASEYGLTCAYDVPDEYFMALELVPGALAGGNGVVLYAPEFAAV; via the coding sequence ATGCTGATCCGTCCTGCCACCCCCATCGATGCCCCCCAGATCCATGCCGTGACCAGTGCTGCCTTTGGCCGGGTCGAAGAGGCGGATCTGGTCGAGGCGCTGGTCGACGCCGGTCATACCGCGTTGTCGCTGGTCGCTTGCGATGCGGCTGGGGAGGTCTGCGGCCATGTGCTGTTCTCCCCGGTGCAGGCGCCAGGCGCTGAGGGCGCAGTGCAAGGGCTCGCACCGATTGCCGTCGCACCTCAGGTACAAGGGCGGGGCTTGGGCAGCGCCCTGGTCCGTGAGGCGCTGCGTGAGCTGCAGGCTGCCGGCACCGCTGCAGTGGTGGTGCTGGGCGATCCGGCCTACTACGGTCGTTTCGGTTTCGTGCCGGCCAGCGAATACGGGCTGACCTGTGCCTATGATGTGCCCGACGAATATTTCATGGCGCTGGAACTGGTGCCCGGCGCATTGGCGGGCGGCAACGGCGTGGTGCTGTATGCTCCCGAATTCGCCGCAGTCTGA
- a CDS encoding site-2 protease family protein produces MESLIQQICIWALPVLFAITLHEAAHAFAAKHFGDPTAFLMGRMTLNPLKHVDPLGTVLVPLLCLLLPGGFLFGWAKPVPVHFGALRKPREHGRWVAAAGPLANLVMALGWLLLLHLALATQGSYFSLPLKLMAEAGIIINVLLMILNLLPLPPLDGGRILVLSLPPRVAASIARVEPYGMIILIVLLATGVLGGIMQPLMLLVYRLFGLDV; encoded by the coding sequence ATGGAATCCCTGATCCAGCAGATCTGCATCTGGGCCTTGCCCGTGCTGTTCGCCATTACGCTGCACGAGGCCGCGCACGCCTTTGCCGCCAAGCATTTCGGTGATCCGACCGCTTTCCTGATGGGGCGGATGACACTCAATCCGCTCAAGCACGTCGATCCTTTGGGCACCGTGTTGGTCCCGTTGCTGTGCTTGCTGTTGCCGGGCGGTTTCCTGTTCGGCTGGGCCAAGCCGGTGCCGGTGCATTTCGGCGCGCTGCGCAAGCCACGTGAGCATGGCCGCTGGGTGGCTGCGGCAGGCCCGCTTGCCAATCTCGTGATGGCACTGGGCTGGCTGCTGTTGTTGCATTTGGCGCTCGCCACCCAGGGCAGCTATTTCTCGTTGCCGCTGAAGTTGATGGCCGAGGCAGGGATCATCATCAATGTGCTGTTGATGATCCTCAACCTGCTGCCCTTACCGCCGCTCGATGGCGGCCGCATCCTGGTGTTGAGCCTGCCGCCCCGGGTGGCGGCCAGCATCGCCCGCGTCGAACCCTATGGCATGATCATCCTGATCGTGCTCTTGGCAACCGGGGTACTGGGCGGCATCATGCAACCGTTGATGTTGCTGGTCTATCGCCTGTTCGGCCTCGACGTGTGA
- a CDS encoding L-threonylcarbamoyladenylate synthase, protein MSQFFSIHPENPQPRLIKQAVEIIRKGGLVVYPTDSCYALGCCLDNKDALERIRRIRQLDDKHHFTLACRDLSELGTYARVDNQQFRRLKAATPGSYTFILLATKEVPRRVWHPKKQTIGLRVPDHPVALALLEEMGSPMLSSTLLLPGEDYPLTDAWEIRERLEHDVELVIEGGYCGMEPTTVVDLSSDAPEILRQGKGSAAVFGL, encoded by the coding sequence ATGTCCCAATTCTTCTCCATCCACCCGGAAAACCCGCAGCCACGGCTGATCAAACAGGCCGTCGAGATCATCCGTAAGGGCGGGCTCGTGGTCTATCCGACCGACTCCTGTTACGCGCTCGGCTGCTGCCTCGACAACAAGGATGCGCTGGAGCGTATCCGTCGCATCCGTCAGCTCGACGACAAGCACCACTTCACGCTGGCTTGCCGCGACCTCTCCGAGCTCGGCACCTATGCGCGGGTCGACAATCAGCAGTTCCGTCGGCTGAAGGCCGCGACACCGGGCAGCTATACCTTCATCCTGCTCGCGACCAAGGAAGTGCCGCGCCGGGTATGGCACCCCAAGAAGCAAACCATCGGTCTGCGCGTGCCGGATCACCCGGTGGCGCTGGCGCTGCTGGAGGAGATGGGCTCGCCGATGCTGTCGAGCACGCTGTTGCTGCCGGGCGAGGATTATCCGCTCACCGACGCCTGGGAAATCCGCGAACGCCTGGAGCACGACGTCGAACTGGTGATCGAGGGCGGCTATTGCGGCATGGAGCCGACCACGGTGGTCGACCTCTCCAGCGACGCGCCGGAAATCCTGCGCCAGGGCAAGGGCAGCGCGGCGGTGTTCGGGTTGTGA
- a CDS encoding dihydrofolate reductase family protein, whose product MRPKVTLYIATSLDGHIAGVDGGLDWLPQISPEGEDYGYADFYADVDALVMGRTTYTLAQGFGDWPYAGKPVYVYTHRELDAVPAGVTAIADEPAALLARLQAEGARHVWLVGGANVVQDWMAAGLVDALILTVVPVLLGSGIALFSGIDPQRLVLTDCKRYPDGLVQLRYTCG is encoded by the coding sequence ATGCGACCCAAGGTCACGCTGTATATCGCCACTTCGCTGGATGGCCATATCGCTGGTGTGGACGGCGGGCTGGACTGGCTGCCGCAGATCTCGCCGGAAGGTGAGGACTACGGCTACGCGGATTTCTACGCCGACGTCGATGCGCTGGTGATGGGCCGCACCACCTATACCCTGGCGCAGGGCTTCGGCGACTGGCCTTATGCCGGCAAGCCGGTCTACGTCTATACCCACCGCGAACTCGATGCCGTGCCAGCCGGCGTGACCGCCATCGCCGATGAGCCAGCGGCACTGCTGGCGCGGCTGCAGGCGGAAGGCGCCCGCCATGTATGGTTGGTTGGCGGCGCCAATGTCGTGCAGGACTGGATGGCCGCGGGCCTCGTCGACGCGCTGATCCTCACCGTGGTGCCGGTGCTGCTGGGTTCGGGCATCGCACTGTTCTCCGGCATAGATCCGCAGCGCCTGGTGCTGACCGATTGCAAGCGCTATCCCGACGGCCTGGTGCAGTTGCGATACACCTGCGGCTAG
- a CDS encoding 3',5'-nucleoside bisphosphate phosphatase, whose amino-acid sequence MTPVDLHCHSNASDGLLPPREVTRKAAERGCQLFALTDHDDTRGLAEAADEAALHGMRFVSGVEISVSWGKHTLHIVGLGFDPAHPALKAGLAGVRAGRDARAQAMSDSLARVGLENVIAGARKYADNPEMISRTHFARYLVEIGAAKDTKSVFKRFLVRGKPGFVDHEWARLHEAIDWIRDAGGVAVLAHPGRYEMGNETLRVLLTEFKRLGGEGIEVVSGCHGAADVGRFSRLAQEFELLASVGTDYHATGEGAREPGLNGDLPIGCQPVWARWLS is encoded by the coding sequence ATGACGCCGGTCGATCTGCATTGCCACTCGAATGCCTCGGATGGCCTGCTGCCGCCGCGCGAGGTGACGCGCAAGGCGGCGGAACGTGGCTGCCAACTGTTCGCGCTGACCGATCATGACGACACGCGCGGGCTGGCCGAAGCCGCCGACGAGGCGGCGCTGCACGGCATGCGCTTCGTTTCCGGCGTCGAGATTTCGGTGAGTTGGGGCAAGCATACGCTGCACATCGTCGGGCTCGGCTTCGATCCGGCGCATCCTGCGTTGAAGGCGGGGCTCGCCGGCGTGCGCGCAGGGCGCGATGCGCGGGCTCAGGCGATGAGCGATTCGCTGGCGCGGGTCGGGCTGGAGAACGTGATCGCCGGCGCGCGCAAATACGCCGACAACCCGGAAATGATCAGCCGTACCCACTTTGCCCGCTACCTGGTCGAGATCGGTGCCGCCAAGGACACCAAGAGCGTGTTCAAGCGCTTTCTGGTGCGCGGCAAACCGGGCTTTGTCGATCACGAATGGGCACGGCTGCATGAGGCCATCGACTGGATACGCGACGCCGGTGGCGTGGCGGTGCTGGCGCACCCGGGGCGCTATGAAATGGGCAACGAGACGCTGCGCGTGCTGCTGACCGAATTCAAGCGACTGGGCGGTGAGGGGATCGAAGTGGTGTCCGGCTGCCATGGCGCTGCCGATGTTGGCCGTTTTAGCCGGCTGGCACAGGAATTCGAACTGCTGGCCTCGGTCGGTACCGATTACCACGCCACTGGCGAGGGCGCCCGCGAACCGGGCCTCAACGGCGACCTGCCGATCGGCTGCCAGCCGGTGTGGGCGCGCTGGCTGTCCTAG
- a CDS encoding SemiSWEET transporter, which produces MNAADLVGYIAGFCTTVSFLPQVIQVWKTRSVADISLGMYSLFVSGIVLWLAFGIAIGSWPVIVPNLITLLLAGSVLVMKLRFGIRQAA; this is translated from the coding sequence ATGAATGCTGCCGACCTTGTCGGCTATATCGCCGGCTTTTGTACCACGGTGTCCTTCCTGCCGCAGGTGATCCAGGTGTGGAAGACACGTTCCGTCGCCGACATCTCGCTCGGCATGTACAGCCTGTTCGTTTCCGGCATCGTGCTATGGCTGGCCTTCGGCATCGCCATCGGCTCGTGGCCGGTGATCGTGCCCAACCTCATCACGCTGCTGCTGGCCGGCTCGGTACTGGTGATGAAGCTGCGTTTTGGCATCAGGCAGGCGGCATGA
- the cysM gene encoding cysteine synthase CysM yields the protein MYHYLEDFVGNTPLVRLKRLPGDTSNVVLVKLEGNNPAGSVKDRPALSMIRHAEARGTIKPGDTLIEATSGNTGIALAMAAAMMGYRMVLIMPRNSSLERVQTMKAFGADVILVEGMEVARDLATAMVAEGKGLVLDQFANPDNPLAHYEGTGPEIWRDTAGKITHFVSSMGTTGTIMGTGRYLKEMNPAIEIVGVQPMDGAAIPGIRKWPVEYVPAICDFSEIDRVMEVGQPEAEEMTRRLAREEGIFAGISSGGALAAALKLSNEVENAVIVSIVCDRGDRYLSTGVFPA from the coding sequence ATGTATCACTACCTCGAAGACTTCGTCGGCAACACCCCCCTCGTCCGCCTCAAGCGCCTGCCGGGCGATACGTCCAATGTGGTGCTGGTGAAGCTCGAGGGCAACAACCCCGCCGGCTCGGTCAAGGATAGGCCCGCCCTGTCGATGATTCGGCACGCCGAGGCACGGGGCACCATCAAGCCGGGCGACACACTGATCGAGGCTACCAGCGGCAACACAGGCATCGCGCTGGCAATGGCTGCGGCGATGATGGGCTATCGCATGGTGTTGATCATGCCGCGCAACTCCAGTCTGGAACGGGTGCAGACGATGAAGGCCTTCGGCGCCGACGTGATCCTGGTCGAGGGCATGGAAGTGGCACGCGACCTGGCCACCGCGATGGTGGCCGAGGGCAAGGGGTTGGTGCTCGACCAGTTCGCCAATCCGGACAATCCACTGGCGCACTATGAAGGGACCGGTCCGGAAATCTGGCGCGATACCGCGGGCAAGATCACCCACTTCGTCTCCAGCATGGGCACCACCGGCACCATCATGGGCACCGGCCGCTATCTGAAGGAAATGAACCCGGCGATCGAGATCGTCGGTGTGCAGCCCATGGATGGCGCGGCGATTCCGGGCATTCGCAAGTGGCCGGTCGAATACGTGCCGGCGATCTGCGATTTCTCCGAGATCGACCGCGTGATGGAAGTGGGTCAGCCCGAGGCCGAGGAGATGACTCGGCGGCTGGCGCGCGAGGAGGGTATCTTCGCCGGCATCTCGTCGGGCGGTGCGCTGGCCGCTGCGCTCAAGCTATCGAACGAGGTGGAGAATGCGGTGATTGTCTCCATCGTGTGCGATCGGGGCGATCGCTACCTGTCTACCGGAGTGTTCCCTGCATGA
- a CDS encoding HAD-IA family hydrolase, protein MPAHSAAALLFDMDGTLIDSHVAVESIWAIWCERHGLDLLEVIRVCHGTRTEDTVRLIAPHLDTAAEVAWLEALEAEVVDGQVALPGSLPLLQALPASRWAVATSACDAVARMRFDHCGLPLPQVLVTAELVEHGKPAPDPYLLAAQRLGVAVRDCIVFEDAAAGLASALAAGCRVVLVGNHVPAQEGVIARIADYSAVRWDEATGMLLLPDDTPAIAA, encoded by the coding sequence ATGCCTGCCCATTCCGCCGCTGCCTTGTTGTTCGACATGGATGGCACGCTGATCGATTCCCATGTGGCCGTCGAATCGATCTGGGCCATCTGGTGCGAACGCCATGGGCTCGATCTGCTGGAGGTGATTCGCGTCTGCCACGGCACCCGTACTGAGGATACGGTGCGCCTGATCGCACCGCATCTGGATACCGCCGCCGAGGTGGCTTGGCTGGAGGCGCTTGAGGCCGAGGTGGTCGATGGCCAGGTGGCCTTGCCCGGCTCGCTGCCATTGCTGCAGGCGCTGCCGGCCAGTCGCTGGGCGGTGGCGACCTCCGCCTGCGATGCCGTGGCGCGAATGCGTTTTGATCACTGTGGCCTGCCGTTGCCGCAGGTGCTGGTCACCGCCGAACTGGTCGAGCACGGCAAGCCGGCGCCCGATCCGTATCTGCTGGCAGCCCAGCGCTTGGGCGTGGCGGTGCGAGATTGCATCGTGTTCGAGGACGCTGCGGCCGGGCTCGCCTCCGCGCTGGCCGCCGGTTGCCGCGTGGTGTTGGTCGGCAACCATGTGCCGGCGCAGGAAGGCGTGATTGCCCGCATCGCAGACTACAGCGCGGTGCGCTGGGATGAAGCGACCGGCATGTTGCTGCTGCCGGACGATACCCCTGCAATCGCGGCGTAA
- a CDS encoding helix-turn-helix domain-containing protein: MLTRELVGQTFGQAWHYLYLEAEQVPFLWHHHPEFELTFTRHARGMRYVGDDVAPFGELDLVLVGPSQPHTWQAVRRDDGGLQQVQVVYFREEWLRTLGEGGLPELVSLATWLANARGGIVFSAACAAVAQPLFDRLHAARGVARLSLLLQLFELLMNDDVARRIDGRSGNISEDGRVKAALEYLQQHYREATTLADVAAAAHTSPATLKRLLHGALDTSVTDIVQQLRLGHACNLLITSELPVEIVAAQSGYASPSLFYRQFARQRGVSPAAFRRRHHLRHGEGAPPSLEFNPCGGNA, translated from the coding sequence ATGCTGACGCGTGAACTCGTAGGCCAGACCTTCGGCCAGGCGTGGCACTACCTGTATCTCGAAGCCGAACAGGTGCCTTTTCTCTGGCATCACCATCCCGAGTTCGAGCTCACCTTTACCCGCCACGCCCGCGGCATGCGTTATGTCGGCGACGACGTGGCGCCGTTCGGCGAGCTGGACCTGGTGCTGGTGGGCCCCAGCCAGCCGCACACCTGGCAAGCGGTGCGGCGCGACGATGGCGGCCTGCAGCAGGTGCAGGTGGTGTACTTCCGCGAGGAATGGCTGCGCACGCTCGGCGAGGGCGGGCTACCCGAGCTTGTATCACTGGCAACCTGGCTGGCCAATGCACGCGGCGGCATCGTCTTCAGCGCTGCATGCGCCGCAGTGGCCCAGCCGTTGTTCGATCGATTGCACGCGGCACGCGGTGTGGCACGGCTATCGCTGTTGCTGCAGTTATTCGAGTTGCTGATGAACGATGATGTGGCGCGGCGGATCGATGGCCGCAGCGGCAACATCAGCGAGGATGGCCGGGTGAAGGCTGCGCTCGAATATCTGCAGCAGCATTATCGCGAGGCAACCACGCTGGCCGATGTCGCTGCAGCCGCGCATACCAGCCCGGCAACGCTGAAACGGCTGCTGCATGGCGCGCTCGATACCAGTGTCACCGACATCGTGCAGCAGCTGCGGCTCGGTCATGCGTGCAATCTGCTGATCACCAGCGAATTGCCGGTGGAGATCGTGGCGGCACAGAGCGGCTATGCCAGCCCCAGCCTGTTTTATCGCCAGTTCGCCCGGCAACGCGGTGTGTCGCCCGCCGCATTTCGCCGCCGCCACCATCTGCGGCACGGCGAAGGCGCGCCGCCGTCACTGGAGTTCAATCCGTGCGGCGGCAACGCGTGA